A portion of the Gloeocapsa sp. DLM2.Bin57 genome contains these proteins:
- the phoU gene encoding phosphate transport system regulatory protein PhoU, whose product MINPYYRKTSTVATPLERCLRRVEQDVLRMGSLVEQSFRLSHQCLFEGYLDAAEQIIKLDKEIDAYYRKIELDCALIMTTQAPLAQDLRILTASMQLVRDLERIGDYAQDLTEIAIKLLSYPPHPLLGEIKQMSYHAQFMLSTSLSALASLDAATGLGVKQLDDVVDDAYELLYQQLAYQEIRGCVEPILLLTLTIRHLERMADHSTNIGQRVNYIVTGYRG is encoded by the coding sequence GTGATTAACCCTTACTACAGAAAAACATCAACTGTAGCCACCCCACTAGAACGTTGTCTGAGAAGAGTTGAACAAGATGTTTTACGTATGGGTAGTTTAGTAGAACAATCTTTTCGCTTAAGTCATCAATGTCTCTTTGAAGGTTATTTAGATGCAGCTGAACAAATTATTAAATTAGATAAAGAAATAGACGCTTACTATCGTAAAATTGAGTTAGACTGTGCTTTAATAATGACGACACAAGCCCCCCTAGCACAGGATTTGCGCATACTTACAGCGTCGATGCAACTAGTCAGGGATTTAGAGAGAATCGGTGACTACGCCCAAGATTTAACGGAAATAGCCATTAAACTTCTTTCCTATCCTCCCCATCCTCTCTTAGGGGAAATTAAACAAATGTCCTACCATGCGCAATTTATGTTATCTACTAGTTTAAGTGCTCTAGCTAGTTTAGATGCAGCCACAGGATTAGGAGTTAAACAACTTGATGACGTGGTAGATGACGCCTATGAGCTATTGTATCAACAATTAGCTTATCAAGAGATTAGGGGTTGTGTCGAGCCTATTTTATTATTAACTCTGACTATCCGACATTTAGAACGCATGGCAGATCATAGCACTAACATCGGTCAACGAGTTAACTATATTGTCACTGGTTATCGAGGGTAA